The Rahnella aceris genome contains the following window.
GCCAGAAAGATTGATAAACCTGAAGCACTCGACGCGTTAAGTGCTGAAATCCAGACCGCCATCAACGAGAGCCTGAAAAAAGTCAGTGCCCGTGAAGCCTCACGGCCAAAAATCAGCTATCCGGAAAACTTGCCGGTCAGCCAGAAGAAAGAAGACATCTATAACGCTATCCGCGATCACCAGGTAGTGATTGTCGCAGGTGAAACCGGCTCCGGTAAAACCACACAGATCCCGAAAATCTGTATGGAACTCGGTCGCGGGATTAAAGGCGTGATTGGTCATACTCAGCCGCGACGTCTGGCGGCGCGTACTGTGGCCAACCGTATTGCCGATGAGCTGGATACCACGCTCGGTAACACGGTCGGTTATAAAGTTCGCTTTAACGATCAGGTCAGTGAAAACACCCTCGTTAAGCTGATGACCGACGGTATTCTGCTGGCGGAGATCCAGCAGGATCGCATGCTGATGCAGTACGACACGCTGATCATCGATGAAGCGCATGAACGCAGCCTGAATATCGACTTTATCCTCGGTTACCTGCGTCAGTTGCTGCCAAAACGCCCCGACCTGAAAGTCATTATTACCTCGGCGACTATCGATCCGCAGCGGTTCTCGCGTCATTTTAATCATGCACCGGTCATTGAAGTTTCCGGCCGGACGTATCCGGTTGACGTGCGTTATCGCCCGATTGTGGATGACGCAGATGATGTGGATCGTGACCAGTTGCAGGCGATTTTCGATGCGGTCGATGAACTCGGCCGCGAAAGCATGGGCGACATTTTGATCTTCATGAGCGGTGAGCGTGAAATTCGTGATACTGCCGATGCGCTGAACCGTCTGGATTTGCCTCACACCGAGATTTTGCCGCTGTATGCGCGGTTGTCGAACAGCGAGCAGAACCGCGTATTCCAGTCGCACTCCGGTCGCCGTATCGTGCTGGCGACCAACGTCGCCGAAACCTCGCTGACCGTGCCGGGTATCAAATATGTCATTGATCCCGGCACCGCGCGTATCAGCCGCTACAGTTTCCGCACCAAAGTGCAGCGCCTGCCGATCGAACCGGTTTCGCAGGCGTCGGCTAACCAGCGTAAAGGCCGCTGCGGACGTGTTTCCGAAGGTATCTGTATCCGCCTGTATTCGGAGCAGGATTTCCTCTCGCGCCCGGAATTCACCGACCCTGAAATTCTGCGCACCAATCTGGCTTCCGTCATTTTACAAATGACCTCGCTGGGGCTGGGCGATATCGCCGCATTCCCGTTTGTTGAGGCGCCGGACAAACGCAATGTTCAGGATGGCGTCCGTCTGCTGGAAGAGCTGAACGCCATTAATAACGCCGTCGATGGTCGCTATACGCTGACACCGCTCGGTCGTCAGTTGGCGCAGTTGCCGGTGGATCCGCGTCTGGCGCGCATGGTGCTGGAAGCACAGAAAAACGGCTGCGTACGTGAAGTGATGATCATTACCGCCGCGCTGTCGATTCAGGATCCGCGCGAGCGTCCGATGGACAAACAGCAGGCGTCCGATGAAAAACATCGTCGCTTTGCCGACAAAGACTCTGATTTCCTGGCATTCGTAAACCTGTGGGATCACCTGCAGGTGCAGCAGAAAGCGCTGTCTTCTGCACAGTTCCGCAAATTGTGCCGCAGCGATTTCCTCAACTATCTGCGCGTGCGCGAGTGGCAGGACATTTACACCCAGTTGCGTCAGGTAGTGAAAGAACTGGGGCTGCCGGTGAACAGCCTGCCCGCTGAATACCGCGAAGTTCATTGCGCATTGCTGACCGGTTTGCTGTCGCATATCGGCCAGAAAGATGCCGATAAGCAGGAATATACCGGTGCACGCAATGCCCGTTTTGCGGTGTTCCCTGGCTCCGGATTATTCAAAAAACCGCCGAAATGGGTGATGGTCGCCGAACTGGTGGAAACCAGCCGCCTGTGGGGGCGTATTGCCGCGCGTATCGAACCGGAATGGATCGAGCCGCTGGCTCAGCATCTGGCGAAAAGCAGTTACAGCGAGCCGCACTGGGAAAAAGCCCAGGGCGCGGTGATGGCGACGGAAAAAGTCACGCTGTACGGCCTGCCGATTGTGGCGGCACGCAGGGTGAATTACGGCACGATTGATCCGGTCGTGTCACGGGAACTGTTTATCCGGCATGCGCTGGTGGAAGGCGACTGGCAGACCCGTCATGCGTTCTTCCGCGCTAACCTGCGTCTGCGCACCGAAGTGGAAGAGCTGGAACACAAATCCCGTCGCCGCGATATTCTGGTTGATGACGAAACCCTGTTCCTGTTCTATGAACAACGCATCGGGCAGGAAGTGGTGTCGGCGCGTCATTTTGATACCTGGTGGAAAACGCAGCCGCAGGACAGCCTGAACTTTGAAAAAAGCATGCTGATCAAAGAGGGCGCGGGCAATATCAGCGCTCACGATTACCCGAATTTCTGGCATCAGGGCAATCTCAAACTGCGCGTGACCTATCAGTTTGAGCCGGGTACCGATGCTGACGGCGTAACGGTACATATTCCTTTACCGCTGCTCAATCAGGTGAGTGAAGAAGGTTTTGACTGGCAGATCCCGGGCATTCGTCGTGATCTGATCATGGCGCTGATTAAATCGCTGCCAAAACCCGTTCGCCGCAATTTTGTGCCTGCGCCAAATTACGCGGATGCCTTGCTCGGGCGCATCAAACCGTTCGAGATGCCGTTGCTGGATGCGATGGAAAAGGAACTGCGTAAGATGAGTGGCGTGACGGTGTCACGCGAAGACTGGCAGTGGGATCAGGTGCCCGATCATCTCAAAATGACGTTCCGCATTGTCGATGATAAAAACAAAACGCTGCGCGAGGGCAAAGACCTGGCCGCGCTGAAATCTGGCCTGAAAGAGCAGGTTCAGCAAACGCTTTCTGCGGTGGCTGATGACGGTATCGAACAACGCGATCTGCATGTCTGGAGCTTTGGTACCTTACCGGAACGCTACGAACAAAAGCGCGGCGGCTATGAAGTAAAAGCTTATCCGGCGATTGTGGATGAGAAAGACAGCGTAGCGATCCGCCTGTTTGACAGTGAACTGGAACAGCAACAGGCAATGCTCAGCGGAATGCGACGTCTGCTGCTGCTGAACATTCCTTCACCGGTCAAATACCTGCATGAGAAGTTGCCGAACAAAGCCAAACTGGGGCTGTATTTTAACCCGTATGGCAAAGTGCTGGATCTGATTGACGACTGCATTTCCTGCGGCATCGACAAACTGATTGCGGAGTCCGGCGGGCTGGTGTGGCGTGAAGAAGATTTCGCAAAACTGCATGAGCACGTGCGCGCCAACCTGAATGATACGGTGGTGCAGATTGCGATTCAGGTGGAGCAAATTCTGACGACCGTTTTCAGCATCAATAAACGGCTGAAAGGACGGATCGATATCAACATGGCGCTGGCGCTTTCAGATATCAAAACCCAGATGTCCGGGCTGATTTATCGGGGTTTCGTGACGCAAAATGGCTGGAAACGTCTGCCGGATACGCTGCGCTATTTGCAGGCCATTGAACGCCGGATGGACAAACTGGCGATGGATCCGCATCGCGACCGTGCGCAGATGCTGAAAGTGGAAAACATCCGGCAGCAATGGCAGCAGTGGTTGAACAAACTGCCGCCGGTGCGTCAGCAAAGTGATGAGGTGAAAGAAATACGCTGGATGATTGAAGAACTGCGCGTCAGCTATTTCGCTCAGCAACTGGGCACGCCGTATCCGATTTCGGATAAACGGATTTTGCAGACCATGGAGCAACTGGTTTAACCGGTTCTCAAAACTAAAAAACCGCCTGATACACGAAGGCGGTTTTTTATGCTCTGAAATGGTGATGCTTACGGTTACTGAGCGGGCGTCGTTACCGGCGTGCTCGCACTGATCACACCTGAGGACAGCGTATTCAGGGCATCGCGGATGGCCGGAACGGCCAGCGCACGGTTATCGGCCAGATAACGGTCTTGTGCCGCTGGCGCGGAACTTTGAATTGCCACCAGCGACCAGCCATCGGCATTTTTCAGCAGCAACGGTGAGCCGCTGTCGCCCGGCAAAGTATCGCAGCGATGCGATAACACACCCGGTTGCGCCCATCCGGTGATCAGACAATCCTGATGTACATACAAATCATCCAGATGATCTTCCGGGTATCCGGCCTGGGTCACTTTCCTGCCTTCCTGTTTCAGCAGAGCGGTCAGGTTGTCACGGGAGCCTTCCCACAATGGCAGGGGTTTGATCGGCAATGCCAGCTTTTCATCTGTCAGGCGAACCAGTGCGAAATCAAACGGTGCCGCTTTAGGCGGAACAATCCAGCCGTCGCCATCCGCTTTCAGTTTCTTGCCCAATTTCGGATCCACCAGCGTTTGTAATGCGGTGATCTGATATCGCCATTTCTGATCATGAGAAATGAATCTCAGCGCCACGACTTTGTCTATTTTGCCCGGAGGCGCCAGCACACAATGGCCCGCCGTGAGGACAAGATGTTTAGAAATGAGCGTCGCGGTGCATAAATTGCCGCTCTCGGTTTCAATCTGCCCGATGGCCTGCCATGGCCAGTGCGCCGCCGCAGCCACCGGTGTGCGCTGATCGTGACCAAAGAAAAGGGCCGTTTTTTCTTTCATGCTGATGGAAGGTGTGTCGGAATCTGCATCATCAGGAGAGTCTGCATGTACAAGGGCACTGGCGGTAAAACAGAAAAAGCACAAAAACAGCGGTAACGCGATGCGCATAACATTCTGACCTTGAAAACAGGGAGAACCCGGGAAGCCGTAATTATGGAACGATTATAGACGGTTATGTTTCGTGGTGGATATATTTGTCTGGTAACTCAGCCTTTTGAGCCGATGACGGGCGTCATCGCGGGGTATCTCAGAAGTAGAAGAACAGGGTGATCAGACCGCAAAGGATCAGGGAACACAGGGTGATTTCGAACAGGTAGCGGCGCAGCATCTTCCATCAGTACCTCAAGATAGAAAACCGGAGAAAAAAACACCCGGCGAACCGGGTGTTAAATCATCAGTCTTGATAATGGTGAGTAGATACGCTCACAAAGACTTTTACTGACTACTTATGCTGCTGGAGTTGCTTTTGCAGCTGGAGCCGCTTTTTTAGCGTGTTTCACGTGTTTTTTAGCAGCCTGGGCTTTCTGAGCTACTGGTGCAGCTTTCTTAGCATGTTTCACGTGTTTTTTAGCAGCCTGGGCTTTCTGAGCTACTGGAGCCGCTTTCTTAGCGTGTTTCACGTGTTTTTTAGCAGCCTGCGCTTTCTGAGCTACTTTCTTGTGAGTTTTGTGCTTAGTCACATGCTTGGCAGCAGGTGCTGGAGCAGCGGTAGTTGCAGCAGCAGCTGGCGCCGGAGTTGCAGTAGTTTCAGCAGCGAAAGCGACAGAAGACAGACCCATTGCAGCGGCTACAACCAGAGCTAATACTTTTTTCATCTTTAATTCCTCAGAATTTTTGTTTAAGTGTCCACCCCACTGCGGGGCCGGTATGAAGAATACTAGGCGTGTTGGATCTGGTTGTCCGTGAGTGATTGGTTTCGGCGTGTAACGGAATGTACAAAGGAGGGGGCGTAATAAAATCAGGGAATTACGGTGAAATTGGAGGGTATAGCGATGGAGTTGCTACGGGGCAGTGGATCGCGTGTTTGCGTTTAATGCAAACTTCAACTTATTGATTTTGCTTTAAAACCCCACCCCAGCCCTCCCCTTCGCAGGGGAGGGAGCGGACCGCGTGTTTGCTCCTCCCCCTGCGAAGGGGGAGGCGGGGAGGGGGTATTAATGGCAACTTCCCTTTTAAAGCAAACTTCAACTTATTGATTTATATTTAAAAAATCGACAACGCACGCCTTCCGCCTACAAGTATCGCCCTTCAAGATGCGCCCGGAAGAACGCCGGATTCAGCGTTTCGCCTGTCGCGTTTTTCATCAGCTGATCTGTCGTGAACCGGCTGCCGTGCTGCCAGATATTCTGTTGCAGCCACTGGAACAGGGCGGTCAGGTCACCGCGGACAATGTCATCCTGCAACGTCGGAATGGCTTTGTTAGCCGTCTGGAACAACTGCGCGGCGTACATCGCGCCGAGGGTATATGTCGGGAAATAACCGAAGCCACCGTCGGTCCAGTGGATATCCTGCATGCAGCCGTCGCGGTAGTTGCCGACAGTGTCGATGCCAAGATATTCCTGCATCTTTCTGTTCCACAGGGCCGGAATATCATCAACTTCTATTTCACCTTCCATCAGCGCTTTTTCGATTTCATATCGCAGGATGACGTGGGCCGGATAGCTCAGTTCATCGGCGTCGACACGGATAAGGCCCGGCTGGACGTGCTGGTTCAGCTTCATAAAGTTGCTTTCATCCAGCCCTTCACGGTGACCGAATTGCTCGATAACCAGCGGATACACAGATTTCAGGAACGGCTCGCTGCAACCCAGTTGCATTTCAAACAGCAGGCTTTGTGATTCGTGAACACCCATCGAACGGGCGTTGGAAACCGGCTGGCCCAGCCATTCTTTTGGCAGGTTTTGCTCGTAACGTGCATGACCGGTTTCGTGGATAACTCCCATCATGGCGCTGAGGAATTCATTTTCATTGTAACGTGTGGTGATACGTACATCCTGCGGAACCCCGCCACAGAACGGGTGCGCGCTGACATCCAGACGACCGGCATCGAAATTAAAACCCAGTTTACCCATCACTTTCAGACCAAGCTGCCGCTGTTTTTCGATGTCAAACGGCCCCTGTGGCGCAATACGGGTTTCGGATTTTTGCTTTTCAACCACGGTTTGTAACAGGTCCGGCAGCCAGGTTTTCAGATCGCCAAACAGCACATCCAGCTTCTGTGAGGTCATGCCCGGTTCGTATAAATCGAGCAGGGCGTCGTAACGACTGATGCCCGCAGCCTCGGCGCGCAACTGTGCTTCCTGACGGCTCAGCTTAACCACTTCTTTCAGGTTATCCGAGAAGCCTTCCCAGTCGTTCGATTTACGCTGGATACGCCACGCCTGCTCGCAACGTGCGCCGGCCAGTGATTTTGCCTGTACCAGGCTTTCCGGCAGCAAAGCCGCCTGCTGATAGTGACGGCGCATTTCGCGCAGATTGGCCTGCTCAACGTCATTAAGTTGTTCGCCGCTGGCCTGTTCCAGCCATTCACCGACCTGTTTCGCCGTGAGGATCTGATGCGTCAGCACGCTCAGTTCAGCCAGCGCTTCCGAGCGGGCTTGTCCGCCTTCCGGTGGCATCATGGCCGCGGCATCCCAGCCTGCAATAGCCGATAAATGGCCGAAGCGGGACAAACGGGCGAAGGTGTCGTGTAATTTTTTATAGGCGATGGTCATTGTGGCTCCCTTCCTGATTTTCGTGATTAGGCTGTTCTGCAGCCAGATTGAATGTGGGTTTTACCGGCCAGCTGAAACGCAGACTGGCACCGCCGAGCGGGCTGCCGTCAACGGCGATACGCCCCTGATAAGCGACGGCGATGGAATGGACGATTGCCAGCCCCAGCCCGCAGCCGCCGGTGGCGCGATCACGGCTCGGGTCCAGGCGAACAAAGGGCTCAAAGATGCGGGTACGTTCTTCCGGCGGGATGCCCGGCCCGTCGTCTTCAACCTGCAGGCAGGCGAGTTCACTGTCTAACCACAGGCTGACGCGCAATGTCTGTTGTGAATAGCGCAGACCGTTATTGACCAGATTGTCCAGCACACGCTCCATCAGACGTAAATCCACACCGCCGAAATCGGCATTTTGCGGCGCGTCATAGAGAATGGTGCGCTCGGTGATCAGCCGGAAATCATCGACTTTGTCTTCCAGCCATTCGGCCAGATTGACTTTTTCCAGGTTAAGCGTCACCTGCGGACGGTCCAGACGTGCATAAGTCAGCAATTCGTCGATCAGCGCTTCAAGCTGCCCGATATCGCGGTTGATGGCATTTTGTTCCGACTCCGGCAGGTTTTCACTGATCGCCAGCCGGTAACGCAGACGTACCAGCGGCGTACGCAGCTCATGGGCGATACCGTCGATCAGGAGTTTTTTACTGGCGACCAGCGTACTGATGTTGTCTGCCATCTGGTTAAAGGCCACGCCCAGCCGGTTAAGGCTGGAGGTGGAATCAAAATCAATACGTTCGTCGAGATGGCCGTTACCGAGGCGCAGCGCGGAGTTTTCCAGCCGCAGCAAATCCTGCCAGTGCGGGCGCATCCACAGGAATACCGGCAGGGCCAGCGATAAACCGATGAAGATCAGCAACCCCAGATCCAGCAGCCGCATTTCATGCATATAAAACAGGTACGGAATAGGGCCGACCACCAGCACGTAATGGCTGCGCGGCACACGCTGAATGAAAGTGTATTCGTCATCAAGCGCAATAATTTCGCCGTCTTTAAGACGTTGATCCAGCACAGGGCTGAGTTTGCGTTTTCCGAGCGGCTCGATATGCAGTTTGAAAGACAGATTCAGATCCAGCGTATTGATGGTCTTGTTCCAGTCTTTAATCGGAATTTCCCGCAGTTCACTGCGCATCAGGTAGAGCGAACTTTTCATCAAATCGTTCATGGACTGACGGCCGGTACGTTCAGCGGTGACTTTGTAAACCAGTCCGACCAGCATCGCCATCACCAGAAAACAGACCAGCAGTAACAGAAAGAACTGGATGAAAAGCTTTTTCATTCCTGTAACGTCTCCCAGGCGTTGGGAGCAAACAGATAGCCTTTATTGCGCACGGTTTTGATGCGAAATGGCTCAAGGGTGTTGTCATACAGTTTGCGACGCAGGCGGGAGATCGCGACATCAATGCTGCGATCCAGCCCGTCATAGCTGACCCCGCGAAGGTTTTTCAGCAGCGCTTCGCGATCCATAATGCGCCCGGCGTGTGTTGCCAGTTCCCACAACAAATCAAAGTCGGAGGTAGAAAGAACGATCGTTTCATCCACCAGCGTCACTTCGCGGTTAACCGGGTCGATGCACAACTGACCGAAATGCAGGGCATTGCCGCTTTTGAGCGTCTGAACCGGTTGTTCATTTTGGCTATTCTGCGCCGGACTCTGACGTAAATGCAGCCGCAAACGGGCCAGAAGTACCGCTGGTGGCGTTGTTTTCAGGATGTAATCGCTGGCGCCCATTTCAAGTGACAAAATGTGGTTCATGTCGCTGTCGAGTGATGTGAGCAACACAATCGGGCCGGGGAAGATCGGGCGTAAATCGCGGCATAATGTCATGCCATCTTTGCCCGGCAGCATGATGTCGAGCAGAACCAGATCGGGTTTTTCTTTTTCAATACGCGCCTGCGCGGTATCGCCACGCGGTTCAACCAGCACGTCGATATCGTGTTTACCCAGATAGGCGGCAATCAGGTTGCCGACTTCTGCATCATCTTCTACAAAAACGATTTTATTCATTGGCTTGCTGCTTTAAGAAATCCGGTGATTAGCATAGCGTGACCCGCAGGGCGACGCTATCGTGCTAGCGTAATAGAACATGTCAGTTTCCGTTACGGAAAGCACCGGAAGCGACTGGCAAAGTGTTAGTGAATTATGCCATTATATAGCTGAATATCTTCGGCGTTATACATTGATTAAATAATTGATTGACCCTGACCAGGAAGAGGAAGAGGGGATGAATGAAAACCGCCTGGTACCCGATGCGCGCAGTCAACAAGCATCCTTTGACTACATGGAATACTTGTCCGCATCCTGCAAAAAGAAATGGAGTTTTGTCGACGCTATTTATGGCGTGATGCCGTTCTTTGGCATGGTTCTGAAATCCCGTTCGAAAAAAGAAAAATCCAAGCAGGAAGCGTTGCGCGCACTGGCTTTACAGGTAGTTTCCACCCAGGTCAGCGACGAGACCAATATTGTCCGGCTGATTGAACTGGCTGAGCAGCAGAATATGTACAGCATTGATATTAATCTGCCGTACTCGCTGACTGAAGAACAGCTCACTGCAATAAAAGTAGAATGCAAACATCTGGTGCAATTAAACCAGAATAATGATCATCTGATAGTGCAGATTATGCAGATGCCGCCCCGGCACTGATTTCTCCGTGATGCATTCAAAATAAAGGCCGCTCTCGCGGCCTTTAACATTTCAGCAAATCCCTGCTTATTTCTTCAGTTCTGCGCGTAACTCTTTCACGTCTGAGGCAGAAACCGGCGCGGCGGCATTTCCCCAGCTGTTACGGATATACGTCAGCACGTTAGCGACATCAGCATCGCTCATGTTGGCATCAAACGATGGCATCGACGGCGCGGTCGGTTGGCTGTCGGTAGCCACCGGACGGCTGCCCGTCAGTACCACGCGGATAAGCGACGTGGCGTTGGTCTGGTTGATGAGCGGTGAATCGGCCAGGCGCGGGAACAGACCTTCCTGACCTTTTCCGGCTGGCGTATGGCATGCGGAACACCGGTCAGCATAGATATTTTTCCCGGCCACCATCGCCTTATCATCGGCTTTCACCGGCGCAGGGGCTTTGCTGCCGCTGTCATGACCGCTGTCTTTCAGGTACACCGCCACGGCTTTGAGATCAGCATCCGTCCAGTGCTGAGACGAATTAGTGACTTCTTCCGCCATCGGACCGGAAGCGATATCGAAACGGTTAGACCCGGTTTTCAGATATTGCATCAGATCTTCCTGCGTCCAGTTGCCGACACCGGTGTGCTTGTTGCTGGTGATATCCGGCGCAACCCAGCCTTCCACCACCGCGCCTTGCAGGAACTCGCTGTCCTTGTCGCCGCCAATCATATTTTTCGGTGTATGACAGGTGCCGCAGTGTCCCAGACCTTCAACGATATACGCGCCACGGTTCCATTCCGCTGATTTATCCATCTGCGGTTTGAATTCGCCTTGGGTGAAGTTCAGCCAGTTCCAGCCCATCAGGCTGGTACGCACGTTGAACGGGAACGGCAACTGGTTAGTCTCGACTTCGTGATGCACCGGTTGCAGGGTTTGCAGATACGCCCAAATGGCGGCGTTATCTTCGCGGGTTACTTTGGTGTAGGCCGTGAACGGCATCGCACCGTAAAGACGTTTGCCGCCGTGGCCGATGCCTTCGGACATCGCACGCTGGAAGTCATCGAACGTCCATTTGCCGATACCGGTTTGCACATCTGGCGTAATGTTTGCGCCGACCAGACGGCCAAATGGTGTTTCAATCGGCACGCCGCCGGCAAAAGGTTTGGCATCCGGCGTGGAGGCGGTATGACAGGCGGCGCAGTCGCCCACCGTTGCCAGATACCGGCCACGTTCCACCTGTTCGAAAGAGCCGTCGCCTGCCGCGTGGGCCAGCCCGCTGATGCTCAAAGCCAGTAAACCGAGTGAGAATGAGGTTAACTTTTTCATGCGATCATCTCTCCCGGTTTTTTCAGATAGTAGTTACGGATTGCATGGGCGGCTTTGAACGCCAGCGCGCCGACGGTGCCGGTCGGGTTGTAACCGGGGTTTTGCGGGAAGGCAGACGCACCGACCACAAACAGATTAGGCACATCCCAGACTTGCAGATGTTTGTTTACCGAGCTGGTGGACGGATCCGCGCCCATCACAAATCCGCCGACCACGTGGGAAGACTGATACGGCGTACCGTTCCAGTGGCCTTTCATCGGATTAGCGACCAGCTGACGCGGATTCATCGCTTTGGCGATTTCGGCCACTTTACCGGTGCAATACGCGGCCATTTTCAGATCGTTTTCCGGGAAATCGAAGGTCACGCGCAGCAGCGGGCGACCCAGACGGTCTTTATAGTTTGGATCCAGCGACAGATAGTTGGTTTTGGTGGTGTAGCTGCTGGCCTCACAGCCGATCGACATCGAGCTGAGATAGTTGGCGACCGTGGCTTTTTTCCATTCGCTGCCCCATTTCGGCGTTCCCGGCGGAACAGGGCGGTAGCCGATGGGCGCACCGCCGATGGGTGTGACACGGATATTGCCACCGCCAAAGAAGCCCAGACCGCTGTGATCGAAGTTGTCGTTGTTGAAATCGTCGATGCCCATCCCGACCGCGCCTGCACCGATGAACGGGTTAAAGTTTTTGTCATCGAAGAACAGCTGTACACCGTTGGCGGTCTGATAAGCGTAATTACGGCCCGTGGTGCCGCTTAAGGTGACCGGGTCATAGGGTTTACCGATACCGGAAAGCAACATCAGACGGACGTTTTCGAAGGTAAAGGCACTGACGATCACCAGATCAGCCGGTTGTTCCCACTCGTCACCGGACGAGTCGATATAGACCACACCTGTGGCGCGTTTACCGGTGGAATCGGTCAACACCTGCATCACTTCACAGTTGGTGCGGGCTTCGAAATTCTCCTTGCGGATCAGTGCCGGTAATACGGTAGTGATGGCGCTGGCCTTGGAATAGTTCGCGCAGCCGTAGTTGGTGCAGAAGCCGCAGTAGGTACAGGGTCCCATTTTTACACCGAGCGGGTTGGTGTAAGGCTCGGAAATCAGGGAAGAGGGCACAGGGAACGCTTTGTAGCCCATATTGCGCGCGGCTTCAGCAAACAGTGTCGGGCCGTAAGGCTGATCCATCGGGCGGGTCGGATATTCAATCGAGCGCATCCCTTCATACGGGTTACCGCCGTCATGATGTTCGCCGTTCACGTTACTGGCTTTACCGGACACCCCGGCCAGACGTTCGAAAGAGGCGTAATGCGGTTCCATTTCGTCCCAGTCGGTGCCCCAGTCTTGCAGAACTAACTCTTCCGGGATGGCGTTCGCGCCGTAACGTTCAGTCAGATGGCTTTTCAGGCGGAATTCATCTGGCTGAAAACGGAAGGTGATCCCCGCCCAGTGGTTGCCTGCGCCGCCGGTGCCGTTACCCGGATGGAAAGATCCCCATTCGCGCATCGGCAAAGCCGTTTGCGCCGGATTGTTGCGGATGGTGATGGTGTTCTGACGGGTGCGTAACATCAGTTCCTGACGGGTGTTGTAACGCAATTCATCAGTAACGGTGGCTACGTTGAAATCGCGCGCCGTATCACGCCACGGACCGCGTTCAATCGCCACCACATTCAGACCTTCGTCGCACAATTCATTGGCGATGATCGAGCCGGCCCAGCCGAGTCCGATCACCACCACGTCGGTTTTGGGTAATTTTTTTGCCATAATATTGTTCTGCCCTTAGCTTTTCATTTTCCATGCGTCGCCGCCGGAAATGCTCA
Protein-coding sequences here:
- a CDS encoding trypsin-like serine peptidase translates to MRIALPLFLCFFCFTASALVHADSPDDADSDTPSISMKEKTALFFGHDQRTPVAAAAHWPWQAIGQIETESGNLCTATLISKHLVLTAGHCVLAPPGKIDKVVALRFISHDQKWRYQITALQTLVDPKLGKKLKADGDGWIVPPKAAPFDFALVRLTDEKLALPIKPLPLWEGSRDNLTALLKQEGRKVTQAGYPEDHLDDLYVHQDCLITGWAQPGVLSHRCDTLPGDSGSPLLLKNADGWSLVAIQSSAPAAQDRYLADNRALAVPAIRDALNTLSSGVISASTPVTTPAQ
- a CDS encoding carboxypeptidase M32; this encodes MTIAYKKLHDTFARLSRFGHLSAIAGWDAAAMMPPEGGQARSEALAELSVLTHQILTAKQVGEWLEQASGEQLNDVEQANLREMRRHYQQAALLPESLVQAKSLAGARCEQAWRIQRKSNDWEGFSDNLKEVVKLSRQEAQLRAEAAGISRYDALLDLYEPGMTSQKLDVLFGDLKTWLPDLLQTVVEKQKSETRIAPQGPFDIEKQRQLGLKVMGKLGFNFDAGRLDVSAHPFCGGVPQDVRITTRYNENEFLSAMMGVIHETGHARYEQNLPKEWLGQPVSNARSMGVHESQSLLFEMQLGCSEPFLKSVYPLVIEQFGHREGLDESNFMKLNQHVQPGLIRVDADELSYPAHVILRYEIEKALMEGEIEVDDIPALWNRKMQEYLGIDTVGNYRDGCMQDIHWTDGGFGYFPTYTLGAMYAAQLFQTANKAIPTLQDDIVRGDLTALFQWLQQNIWQHGSRFTTDQLMKNATGETLNPAFFRAHLEGRYL
- the ydgU gene encoding small membrane protein YdgU, which produces MLRRYLFEITLCSLILCGLITLFFYF
- the hrpA gene encoding ATP-dependent RNA helicase HrpA, whose product is MKSPLAALSAQLDGLMLRDRQRLQRRLQGARKIDKPEALDALSAEIQTAINESLKKVSAREASRPKISYPENLPVSQKKEDIYNAIRDHQVVIVAGETGSGKTTQIPKICMELGRGIKGVIGHTQPRRLAARTVANRIADELDTTLGNTVGYKVRFNDQVSENTLVKLMTDGILLAEIQQDRMLMQYDTLIIDEAHERSLNIDFILGYLRQLLPKRPDLKVIITSATIDPQRFSRHFNHAPVIEVSGRTYPVDVRYRPIVDDADDVDRDQLQAIFDAVDELGRESMGDILIFMSGEREIRDTADALNRLDLPHTEILPLYARLSNSEQNRVFQSHSGRRIVLATNVAETSLTVPGIKYVIDPGTARISRYSFRTKVQRLPIEPVSQASANQRKGRCGRVSEGICIRLYSEQDFLSRPEFTDPEILRTNLASVILQMTSLGLGDIAAFPFVEAPDKRNVQDGVRLLEELNAINNAVDGRYTLTPLGRQLAQLPVDPRLARMVLEAQKNGCVREVMIITAALSIQDPRERPMDKQQASDEKHRRFADKDSDFLAFVNLWDHLQVQQKALSSAQFRKLCRSDFLNYLRVREWQDIYTQLRQVVKELGLPVNSLPAEYREVHCALLTGLLSHIGQKDADKQEYTGARNARFAVFPGSGLFKKPPKWVMVAELVETSRLWGRIAARIEPEWIEPLAQHLAKSSYSEPHWEKAQGAVMATEKVTLYGLPIVAARRVNYGTIDPVVSRELFIRHALVEGDWQTRHAFFRANLRLRTEVEELEHKSRRRDILVDDETLFLFYEQRIGQEVVSARHFDTWWKTQPQDSLNFEKSMLIKEGAGNISAHDYPNFWHQGNLKLRVTYQFEPGTDADGVTVHIPLPLLNQVSEEGFDWQIPGIRRDLIMALIKSLPKPVRRNFVPAPNYADALLGRIKPFEMPLLDAMEKELRKMSGVTVSREDWQWDQVPDHLKMTFRIVDDKNKTLREGKDLAALKSGLKEQVQQTLSAVADDGIEQRDLHVWSFGTLPERYEQKRGGYEVKAYPAIVDEKDSVAIRLFDSELEQQQAMLSGMRRLLLLNIPSPVKYLHEKLPNKAKLGLYFNPYGKVLDLIDDCISCGIDKLIAESGGLVWREEDFAKLHEHVRANLNDTVVQIAIQVEQILTTVFSINKRLKGRIDINMALALSDIKTQMSGLIYRGFVTQNGWKRLPDTLRYLQAIERRMDKLAMDPHRDRAQMLKVENIRQQWQQWLNKLPPVRQQSDEVKEIRWMIEELRVSYFAQQLGTPYPISDKRILQTMEQLV
- the asr gene encoding acid resistance repetitive basic protein Asr, which encodes MKKVLALVVAAAMGLSSVAFAAETTATPAPAAAATTAAPAPAAKHVTKHKTHKKVAQKAQAAKKHVKHAKKAAPVAQKAQAAKKHVKHAKKAAPVAQKAQAAKKHVKHAKKAAPAAKATPAA